One genomic window of Streptomyces sp. NBC_00237 includes the following:
- a CDS encoding NlpC/P60 family protein, producing MHHRTRHPPRAATLVAVGVLALAATPLTLAQVTAAASTTARAAAPSDCDVLAPGASAAAQRAVRAACTQLGTWYSWGGGHGPQPGPTYGQVDPTDPDSSQDPYRRGFDCSGFVRWAYAQATGQDLLNGNAHGQYGSGRVSARFDAAQGLGPLLPGDLVVWGSARKIHHIAVYLGAGKMVEAKESGTKIMVSDVRLGGDYFGAVRIGAEPGQGGNHSTWGTDVWTHAEPSTTSRRVHRFAGPTQVRIECQKHAQSVTAEGITNDAWSYLPDHKAWITNIYLKGPAWLDGVPTCP from the coding sequence ATGCACCACCGCACCCGGCACCCGCCCCGGGCCGCCACTCTCGTCGCCGTCGGCGTTCTCGCCCTGGCCGCAACCCCGCTGACGCTCGCTCAGGTGACGGCGGCGGCATCCACAACAGCACGGGCGGCAGCACCGTCCGACTGTGACGTCCTCGCCCCCGGCGCGTCCGCCGCCGCGCAGAGGGCGGTCCGGGCCGCCTGCACCCAACTGGGCACCTGGTACTCCTGGGGCGGTGGCCACGGGCCGCAACCTGGGCCCACGTACGGGCAGGTCGACCCGACCGACCCGGACAGCTCCCAGGACCCGTACCGCAGGGGGTTCGACTGTTCGGGCTTCGTGCGGTGGGCGTACGCGCAGGCCACCGGGCAGGACCTGCTCAACGGCAACGCGCACGGCCAGTACGGCTCCGGGCGGGTGAGCGCGCGTTTCGACGCCGCGCAGGGGCTCGGTCCCCTCCTGCCCGGGGACCTGGTCGTCTGGGGCAGCGCCCGCAAGATCCACCACATCGCGGTCTACCTCGGCGCGGGAAAGATGGTCGAGGCCAAGGAGTCCGGCACCAAGATCATGGTCAGCGACGTCCGGCTGGGCGGCGACTACTTCGGCGCGGTCCGCATCGGCGCCGAGCCCGGCCAGGGCGGTAACCACAGCACCTGGGGCACGGACGTGTGGACGCACGCCGAGCCGTCGACGACGAGCCGACGCGTGCACAGGTTCGCCGGGCCCACGCAGGTACGGATCGAGTGTCAGAAGCACGCCCAGTCGGTGACCGCCGAGGGCATCACCAACGACGCCTGGTCGTACCTGCCCGACCACAAGGCATGGATCACCAACATCTACCTCAAGGGCCCCGCCTGGCTGGACGGCGTGCCGACCTGCCCGTAA